The Streptomyces sp. R28 region TGCCGGGGAGTTCACCGCTGAGCTCGCCCTGAAGGAACACGCGGTCGATGGTCAGCCCCTCGAGGATGTCGCGCATGACCGGCTCGGAGCCTCGCCTCAGCCCCACGGCGCTGCGGTACAGGGCGCGCGGATCGGCCAACCGCATGGTCGCCGCCCACAACGGTCCGACCGCCTCCAGCACGCGCGCGTGCGCGCCGCCGACGAACTCCTCCTCCTCGTAGGCCGTGATCCACGCGCTCCCGGGACCGGGCGGAGGCGAGGCGTCGAGGTTGGCCTCGGTGAGGACCAGCCGGGAGACGAGGTCGGGCCGACGATGGGCGAGCACGATGGCGACGGAACCGCCCATGCTGTGCGCGACCAGCTCCGCACCGCTCACATCCGCCGCGTCGAGCGCCGCCGCGAGGGCGTCGGCGTGCTCCTCCAGCCGGTAGCCGAAGTTCTCGGGCCGGTCGCTGATGCCATGCCCCGGCAGGTCGACGAACAGGCTCCGCCGACCCGAGAGTTCGGGCCGAGCCGCGATATGCGCGTGGTACACGGAGGACACCGACCCCAGTCCGTGCACGTACACGCGCGCGGGCTCCTCCCCCGGCGTCTCCGTCCAGCGGATACAGCTGCCCATGCCGTCGAACTCGGCCTGCCTCATCGCGTTCTCCCTTGAAGCTTGGTCACCACTCCACGATATACTTCGCCACCGATGTATCAATAGATGGATGTACATCACCTCGAAGGTACTCCGTTGCAGATGTACACCGGATCTGAGCGAGAATGTGGGCATGCTGGAGCTCGCCATCCTCGGATTCCTCTACGACACCCCGCTCCACGGCTATGAGCTGCGCAAACGCATCGCAGCGCTGACGGGGCACGTGAAGCCGGTCGCCGAGAGCACGCTGTACCCCGCGATCAAGCGGCTGGAGAAGGCAGGCCTGCTGGCGCGCGCCACGGAACCGGGAGCCGTTGCCGCTCCACGTCACGTGCTGACGCTGACCGAAGCGGGCCGGCAGGAACTGCGCCACCGGCTCGCCGAGCCCGGCCCGCGCGACATCAGCGACGAGAACCGGTGGTTCACGGTGCTCGCTTTCCTCCGGCACCTGGACGACGCTGCAGCCCAGTCCGCCGTACTACGACGTCGGCTCACCTTCCTCGAAGAGCCGGCCAGCTTCTTCTACGACGGTGACCGGCCACTGCGCGCCGAGGAGCTGGACGATCCCTTCCGGCGCGGCATCCTGACCATCGCCCGGGCCACGTCCCGGGCCGAACTCACCTGGCTGCGCGAGACGATCGCCACACTCGGTGGCTGACCGGTCGATGCACCGTTCGGCCGGCCTTCGATCTCCCAGTTCTGCCGGGTGCCTTCTGCCGCCGAGGCTCCAACTCTACGTTGGTCAGGGGAAGATGGACGATCAATCAGAACAGGCACACAGGGGGAAGGCGGTTCATCATGTGGGGCAGGGTGCGCAAGTCGTATGCGAGTTTTCTCCGGTCCATGCGCACGGAGGCGGACAGCGACAGGAACAGGCAGACGCACAATCTGTTCGAGGCCGCCGCCGTGTATGTCTCGGCCCGCGCGGAGGACGACCAGGAGCAGATCGACGAGGCCTCCGGCTGGGTGTCTCCGGAGGCGCTGTCGTTCGGCGTGAGCGAGCTGGCGTGCCGGGCCGTCATCGCGCTCGCCCGGGAGCGCGACGAGTCGCCGCAGACCGTCGCCCGGTCGCTGCTCGGGCTCCCGGCGGCCTGACACCGCGGGCAATCGCGGTCGATTCGCCCCGTCCGGTCGGAAAACTGCAGCTCCGGGTGTGCCTGGGAGTCGTGACAAGCGGCTTCCGCTCGCACTAGGGTGCGCGCCGATGGACGAACCGAAGGGGAGGCTGGGATGGCCGGGACGGACGAGGAGGCCGTCGCCGCTGCGGACGATGCGCTCTATGTGCTCACGGCGGTGCTGCTGACGCCGGCGAAGTTCCCGAGCGTGTTGGGCGACGACTATCCGGAGGCCTGCGCGGCGCTCGGCCTCGCGCCGCTCGCCGACGGATACGGCCTGGTACTCGGCCAGGACGGCGAGGGCGCCCGATGGACGGTCGTCATCGACGACGTCTCCCTGGTCGCCGTCGCCATCGCCTCCTGGGACTGCGGCATGGAGTACGACCTGTCACCCGACGAACGCACGGTCGTGGCCGCGCTGCCCGGGTGGCCCCTCGCGGTCGCCGTCGCCGCCCCCAACGTGCCCGCGCCGCACGATCCCGACCCCGAGATCGCGGACGGTCCGCCGCTCGCGCCGCCCGACACGAGCGTGTGGGGGCCGCCCCAGCGGCGCCTGGGCGCCGACGAGATCGCGTTGCAGTGGGCGATGTGGCGGGAGCAGATCGACGACGCCGAGTTCGCGACGCCGGACGGTGCGTCGGACGCCACCGAGCCGGCGGCCGAGGGCGAAGGACAGCGCGAGGCCGAGAGGGGCACGCAGGGCGCGAGCCCGGGCGGCCGCAGCGGCATCCGGCGGGTCCTCGCCGAGGCACGCGCGTACGTGGACTCCCCGCCGCCCCTCGGCCGCGTCCGGTCGTCGTTCGCGCCGGGCGACGCGCGGACCCTGCGCGCGGACGGTCCCGGCTGGTCGCTCGTCGCCAGGACCGACGACATCGCGTTCGTCCTCCTCGACGACGAGCCCGGCGAGGTCCTGCCGGTGGGCCGCGGCCCTGAGCTGCCCGGGCTGCTGGAAGCGCTCGACAAGATGGCCGTACGCCCCAGCTGAGCCCCACGCCGGGGCAGACTGCAACGGGCCGCGGCCTGGGGCACCCGCCGGGCGTCCGGCACTGCCTCGGTTTCCGGCACGGTTACGGCTTCCGGCACGGGTGCGGTTACGGCTTCCGGCACGGCTGCGGTGTCCGGAGCGTCCAGGGAACGCCGGGAGGGCGTTCCCCGCACCCCGTGTCCGCAGTCGTCAGCCTCACGAAGAGGCGCCGGGCCTCCTCTCCCCACTTGCCTTGGGACACCTGGGCAGTGGCGTGTCTCGGGGGCCCATCTGGCGGCGGCGTTCCATGTGGCCCCAGCCCATGGAAGGCGCGGAGCCAGGGGCGCACCATGAGCCAGCCTTCGCGGCTCCGCTCTCTCTGCTGCCCTCGTCTCCCCCCTCCCAGGAGGCCTCATGCGCCCGTCCCAAGGTCTTCCGTTCGTCGCCGCCACGCTGCTGACCGCCGCCCTCACCTGGCCGACGCCCGCAACGGCCACGGCAGTTGACGAGCACCACTGCTCTCGTGAGGAGCGCCTGCACGTACCGGGCGCGGCCTTCCAGCAGAGCGCCTGCCTCCCGGATCTGACCACGACGGGACTCGCCGGCACGCCCTACACCGACATGGCCGACCAGGCCGGGCTGACGGCACGGGGCACCCGGACACCGGCCGGGGTTCCCGGGATCCAGATCGACGGCTACTTCCCGGACTCCTCTCGCTTCAACGCCACACACGGCCTGCGTCACGACGCACAGTTCGTGATCCGGCTGCCGGACCGCTGGAACGGCGGACTGGTCGTCACCGGAGCCCCCGGCACCCGCAGGCAGTACGCGACGGACACGGCGATCTCCGACCAGGTGCTCGCAATGGGTTACGCCTACGCGGCGACCGACAAGGGCAACAACGGCGCCGACTTCTACCGCGACGGCAAGCGGCCCGGTGACGCGGTCGCCGAGTGGAACGCACGGACCACCCAGATCACCCGGGCCGCCCGCAAGGCAGTGGCCCAGCGCTACGGGCACGCTCCTCGCCGTACGTACATGACCGGCCTCTACAATGGCGGGTATCTCACCCGCTGGCAGTTGGAGAACCATCCCGAGCTGTACGACGGCGGCGTGGACTGGGAGGGCACCCTGTGGACCGCGGACGGCCCCAACCTGCTCACCTCCTTGCCGGTGGCAGTGGCACGCATGCTCGGCTCCGCACAGGACGAGGACCTGTACACGGTCGGTTTCGCGCGCGGCTCCGAGTTTCTGTGGCCCTACCACGAGCGGGCCTACTGGGGAGTCACGCAGAAGATCTACCGCGCCGAGTTCGACCCGGCGTACGACCCCGGCTGTCCCGGCCCATCCGCCGGGACCACCCCGGAACAGATCCTGGCACCGTGCGCATCAGACGCCTCGTACGACTACGCGTCGCGTCCGGCCTCCGTCCGCCGCGCCGTCACCCGCGTGGCGCTGACGGGGCGCATCGGCAGACCGCTGATCACGCTGCACGGCGACCTGGACGCGCTGCTGCCGAAGGCCACCGACTCGGACGTGTACGCGCGCATGGTCGACGCGAGCGGGCGGGGGCCGGTGCACCGCTATTTCACGATCGCGGGCGGCACGCACGTCGACGGGCTGTACGACACCCATCCCGACCGGCTCCGGCCGATCCTGCCCTGCTACCGGTCGGCGTTCGACGCACTCGTGTCATGGGTGGAGCGTGGCACTCCACCGCCCGCGGACCGTACCGTCGGCAGGCCCGCGAGCGGCGATGTACTCAACTCCTGCGCGCTGTCCACCCCGGTTGCTCCGGCGGCCGGGTGAGGTCAGCGACCGAGCTCCTTGCGCGTGGCGCGGCGCAGCCTGCGCCGCTGTGACGGATCGAGCGTGAGGTAGGCGGCGGCCGGGACTCCCAGGACTATCAGGAGCGCGGCCCACCAGGGCAGCCAGATCAACAGGATGAGACCGGCCGCCACACCTCCTGCGGCGATCTTCGCGTTCTTCGACATGTGCGTCGCCTCCTTCGCGGCCACTGCCGCTCTCTGACCTGAAAACGGGTCCGCGCTTCCAACGGTTCCGAACCGCGACCCTGAGACGACCCTGAGGTGCGGCCCCTACTGGTCGCGGAGATCCGGTCACATCCGATGTGCGGTCGACGCGCCGGGCTCCGCACAGAGGAGATACCCATGTCGACCGGTGCGTGACCCAGGTCACGAGGTGAGCTTGCCGGATGGGTTGTCGAGATGCTGTACCCTCGGCCACTCGACCCGAGTAGTCAAATTTGAGGAGTGCTGCAGAGCGTGCCGAGGCTTCCCGAGGCAACACCGTCCGAGATCTCCGAACTGGCCTGCTGCCGAGCCGTTTTCGTACCCGGCGATCCGGCCCGCACCGGCCGGGTCGCCTTCTGGCGAACCGACGGCGTCGCTGTTCCGCTCGTCGCGTCCGGACCCGTCGAGGAGCTGGCCGTCGCCCTGCCCGGCGAGGACGGGGTCGAGCTGGTGAACGTGCCGGCCGTCGTGCTCCCGGTGCGCACCGCCCTGCCTGTGCTCACGCGTGCGCGTGCCTCCGCGCGGGCTCCCCGAGCGGCCGCGTTCTGGGGCACGGCCGCCGTGCTGGCCCTGCAACTCGTGGCACGCGGCCTGCTGCTGCCCGGCCTCTCGGCCGACGACCATGACGCCTGGCGCGCCGGCCCCCTGCGCCCGGAGGACGTCGAACGCATCCGCGCTCTTGCCGCCGCGATGCCGCCCGAAGCACACGCCGTGCCACTGGAGGGCGTCGAGCCACTGAGGCTTCCGGACCCGGAGCGACTGCTGCGGGCCTTCCTGGACGCGGTCGCCGACGCGCTTCCCCGCTCCCCCGCGGCCGCGCTCGTGACGGGCGCACCCGCCTACGCGGCTCAGGAGCCGCAGCACCTGCCCGGACAACGTGCGTGGGCCACCGCTGTCGCCTCCGGCCACGACACGGGCGTACGGCTCTCCCTGCGGCTGGAGGTCCCCGGCCTCGCCGCGCCGACGGAGGATGACACAGGGCTGTCGTTCCGGGCCGTGCTGCAGGTGCACAGCGTGAGTGATCCGACGCTGGTGGCCGATGCGGGCGACGTGTGGGCGGGATCCGGCGCCTTCGGCCCGCGCGCGCGGATGGACGCCCTGCTGGCGCTTCGCCGGGCCGCGCGGGCCTGGAATCCGCTCACGCCATTGCTCTCGGCCGCCGTGCCGGACGCCGTGGAACTCGCCGACGAGGAGGTGACCGACCTCCTGGGAGAGGGCACCCGAGCCCTCGCCGGCGCCGGCGTCGACGTGCACTGGCCCAAGGCGCCGGCCCGCACACTGACCGCCCGCGCGGTGATCGGTCCACCGGACGGCGAGCCCGCGCACGCGCCCGGCAGGGTCGCCTCGGACACGCCGTCGTTCCTGTCCGCCGACGCGTTGCTCGCCTTCAACTGGTGGTTCGCGCCGGGCGACCAGCGG contains the following coding sequences:
- a CDS encoding alpha/beta fold hydrolase; amino-acid sequence: MRQAEFDGMGSCIRWTETPGEEPARVYVHGLGSVSSVYHAHIAARPELSGRRSLFVDLPGHGISDRPENFGYRLEEHADALAAALDAADVSGAELVAHSMGGSVAIVLAHRRPDLVSRLVLTEANLDASPPPGPGSAWITAYEEEEFVGGAHARVLEAVGPLWAATMRLADPRALYRSAVGLRRGSEPVMRDILEGLTIDRVFLQGELSGELPGRQALEAAGVRVVTVPGAGHNVMFDSPDAFVAAVAGRG
- a CDS encoding PadR family transcriptional regulator yields the protein MLELAILGFLYDTPLHGYELRKRIAALTGHVKPVAESTLYPAIKRLEKAGLLARATEPGAVAAPRHVLTLTEAGRQELRHRLAEPGPRDISDENRWFTVLAFLRHLDDAAAQSAVLRRRLTFLEEPASFFYDGDRPLRAEELDDPFRRGILTIARATSRAELTWLRETIATLGG
- a CDS encoding tannase/feruloyl esterase family alpha/beta hydrolase, translated to MRPSQGLPFVAATLLTAALTWPTPATATAVDEHHCSREERLHVPGAAFQQSACLPDLTTTGLAGTPYTDMADQAGLTARGTRTPAGVPGIQIDGYFPDSSRFNATHGLRHDAQFVIRLPDRWNGGLVVTGAPGTRRQYATDTAISDQVLAMGYAYAATDKGNNGADFYRDGKRPGDAVAEWNARTTQITRAARKAVAQRYGHAPRRTYMTGLYNGGYLTRWQLENHPELYDGGVDWEGTLWTADGPNLLTSLPVAVARMLGSAQDEDLYTVGFARGSEFLWPYHERAYWGVTQKIYRAEFDPAYDPGCPGPSAGTTPEQILAPCASDASYDYASRPASVRRAVTRVALTGRIGRPLITLHGDLDALLPKATDSDVYARMVDASGRGPVHRYFTIAGGTHVDGLYDTHPDRLRPILPCYRSAFDALVSWVERGTPPPADRTVGRPASGDVLNSCALSTPVAPAAG